A genome region from Nocardia sp. NBC_01730 includes the following:
- a CDS encoding BTAD domain-containing putative transcriptional regulator, translating into MSLDVRVLGPVRLLVGDEPVAVGGPKPRALLAALAVNRRRAVSSAALADMVWNEDPPESYAASLQVFVSNIRKALRNSGVDPAQVLRTESAGYRLEIADTACDLGRFEAAREAGTRAAEIGDHAGAARLFGSALHEWSGRALADLAGLQFADGFATAMDEERLLAASARIDAEIACGRASSVIGELVAMTTEHPLREPLWGQLISALYLSGRQADALDACRRVRTVLADELGIDPGPALVDLEQRVLRQEPLNTVELRQVERMAAAMTETVTELPRAVRSGRLRMADGRVVAIARGGIRIGRMTDNDLVLEDPKVSRYHAHIMPSRAGLLIKDLLSANGVYVNDNSVDTGALLADGDLIRIGATILTFEAVH; encoded by the coding sequence ATGAGTTTGGATGTGCGCGTGCTCGGGCCCGTGCGACTGCTCGTCGGCGATGAGCCGGTGGCGGTCGGCGGGCCCAAACCGCGAGCTCTGCTTGCCGCGCTCGCCGTGAATCGGCGGCGTGCGGTGTCGTCGGCCGCGCTGGCCGACATGGTGTGGAACGAGGATCCGCCCGAATCCTACGCCGCCAGCCTGCAGGTGTTCGTCTCGAATATCCGCAAGGCGCTGCGAAATTCGGGTGTGGACCCGGCGCAGGTGCTGCGTACCGAGTCCGCCGGCTACCGGCTGGAGATCGCTGATACCGCCTGCGATCTGGGGCGTTTCGAGGCGGCACGGGAGGCGGGCACCCGCGCCGCCGAGATCGGCGATCACGCGGGCGCCGCGCGACTGTTCGGCTCGGCGTTGCACGAGTGGAGCGGCCGGGCGCTGGCCGATTTGGCCGGTCTGCAGTTCGCCGACGGTTTCGCCACCGCCATGGACGAGGAGCGGCTGCTCGCCGCCTCGGCCCGAATCGACGCCGAAATCGCCTGTGGGCGTGCTTCTTCGGTGATCGGTGAGCTGGTCGCGATGACGACCGAGCATCCGCTGCGCGAACCGCTGTGGGGTCAGCTGATCAGCGCGCTGTACTTGTCCGGACGCCAGGCCGACGCGCTGGACGCGTGCAGGCGGGTGCGTACGGTGCTGGCCGACGAGCTGGGCATCGATCCCGGGCCCGCACTGGTCGATCTGGAACAGCGGGTGTTGCGGCAGGAGCCGCTGAACACGGTCGAACTACGCCAGGTCGAACGAATGGCCGCGGCGATGACCGAGACCGTCACCGAGCTGCCGCGCGCCGTGCGCAGCGGGCGGTTACGGATGGCCGACGGCCGCGTGGTGGCGATCGCGCGGGGCGGTATCCGTATCGGCCGGATGACCGACAACGACCTCGTCCTGGAGGATCCCAAGGTCAGCCGCTACCACGCGCACATCATGCCGAGCCGGGCCGGGCTGCTCATCAAGGATCTGCTTTCGGCC
- the fbaA gene encoding class II fructose-bisphosphate aldolase — protein MPIASPEVYAEMLGRAKANSFAFPAINCTSSETINAAIKGFADAGSDGIIQFSTGGAEFGSGQGVKDMVTGAVALAEFAHVIAAKYDVTIALHTDHCPKDKLDSFVRPLIAISQERVNAGRNPLFQSHMWDGSAIPIDENLEIAKELLKATHAANIILEVEIGVVGGEEDGVEAEINEKLYTSPEDFEKTIDALGAGENGKYLLAATFGNVHGVYKPGNVVLKPEVLAEGQRVATAKLGLDADAQPFDFVFHGGSGSLKSEIEDSLRFGVVKMNVDTDTQYAFTRPVAGHMFTNYDGVLKIDGEVGNKKAYDPRGYLKKAESAMAARVLEACNDLKSAGRSISA, from the coding sequence GTGCCCATCGCGAGTCCGGAGGTCTACGCCGAGATGCTCGGTCGGGCCAAAGCCAATTCCTTCGCTTTCCCGGCCATCAACTGCACGTCGTCGGAGACGATCAACGCGGCCATCAAGGGTTTCGCGGATGCGGGCAGTGACGGCATCATCCAGTTCTCCACCGGCGGTGCGGAGTTCGGTTCCGGCCAGGGTGTGAAGGACATGGTGACCGGCGCGGTCGCGTTGGCCGAGTTCGCGCACGTGATCGCCGCGAAGTACGACGTGACCATCGCGCTGCACACCGACCACTGCCCGAAGGACAAGCTCGACAGCTTCGTGCGGCCGCTGATCGCCATCTCCCAGGAGCGGGTGAACGCCGGTCGGAACCCGCTGTTCCAATCGCACATGTGGGATGGCTCCGCGATCCCGATCGACGAGAACCTGGAGATCGCGAAGGAACTGCTGAAGGCGACGCACGCCGCCAACATCATCCTCGAGGTCGAGATCGGCGTCGTCGGTGGTGAAGAGGACGGCGTCGAGGCCGAGATCAACGAGAAGCTCTACACCTCACCTGAGGACTTCGAGAAGACCATCGACGCGCTCGGCGCGGGCGAGAACGGCAAGTACCTGCTCGCCGCCACCTTCGGCAACGTGCACGGTGTGTACAAGCCGGGCAACGTGGTGCTCAAGCCCGAGGTGCTGGCCGAGGGCCAGCGCGTTGCCACGGCCAAGCTGGGCCTCGACGCCGACGCGCAGCCATTCGACTTCGTCTTCCACGGCGGTTCGGGCTCGCTGAAGTCCGAGATCGAGGACTCGCTGCGCTTCGGTGTGGTGAAGATGAACGTCGACACCGACACTCAGTACGCGTTCACCCGCCCCGTCGCCGGGCACATGTTCACCAATTACGACGGCGTGCTCAAGATCGACGGTGAGGTCGGCAACAAGAAGGCATACGACCCGCGCGGTTACCTGAAGAAGGCCGAGTCGGCGATGGCGGCGCGAGTCCTCGAGGCGTGCAATGATCTGAAGTCCGCAGGACGTTCGATCAGCGCCTGA
- a CDS encoding glycoside hydrolase family 76 protein — protein sequence MAESAIVSRHLRALWALPGTELGVVGWPATKRERFFGSWHYWWQAHLIDCVTDAANRVPTLVRRKRIAALARSHRIRNITGWTNSYYDDMAWLAIALERAERILGISVARSALVALEKALHAGWKPEIGGGLPWRIGSDYFNAPANGPAAIALLRLGRIERAQEMADWLDETLHDVGTGLILDGIHLPSGEIERPVFTYCQGVVLGLETELAVQTGEPRHTERVHRLLAAVEEHMTTGGVVNGGGGGDGGLFNGILVRYLALVAVMLPGEDRQQVADRRAAAAMVRASAMAAWANRLDVEGEPLFGHDWSRPAKLPGGSAGAGYFTSGGSVTSSKVPERDLSVQLSGWLLMEAAYLVSAAGL from the coding sequence ATGGCCGAATCCGCGATCGTCTCGCGCCACCTGCGTGCGCTGTGGGCGCTGCCCGGCACGGAACTGGGGGTCGTCGGGTGGCCCGCCACCAAGCGGGAGCGGTTTTTCGGCTCGTGGCACTACTGGTGGCAGGCACATCTGATCGACTGCGTGACCGACGCTGCGAACAGAGTGCCGACTCTGGTGCGCCGCAAGCGGATTGCCGCCCTCGCGCGCTCGCATCGGATCCGCAACATCACCGGCTGGACCAACAGCTACTACGACGACATGGCCTGGCTGGCGATCGCGCTCGAACGCGCCGAGCGCATCCTGGGCATCAGTGTGGCGCGCAGCGCACTGGTCGCGTTGGAGAAAGCGCTCCACGCGGGCTGGAAGCCGGAGATCGGTGGCGGCCTGCCTTGGCGCATCGGATCGGACTATTTCAACGCGCCCGCCAACGGGCCCGCCGCTATCGCGCTACTGCGACTCGGACGGATCGAGCGCGCCCAGGAGATGGCCGACTGGCTGGACGAGACGCTGCATGACGTGGGGACCGGGCTGATCCTCGACGGCATTCATCTGCCTTCCGGCGAGATCGAACGTCCCGTTTTCACCTACTGCCAGGGTGTGGTGCTCGGACTGGAGACCGAGCTGGCCGTGCAGACCGGCGAGCCTCGCCACACCGAGCGCGTGCACCGGCTGCTCGCCGCTGTCGAGGAACACATGACCACCGGCGGCGTCGTGAACGGCGGCGGTGGCGGCGACGGCGGATTATTCAATGGCATCCTGGTCCGCTATCTGGCGCTGGTCGCGGTGATGCTGCCGGGCGAGGACCGTCAGCAGGTCGCCGATCGCCGTGCGGCGGCCGCGATGGTGCGCGCGTCCGCCATGGCGGCCTGGGCGAATCGGCTCGATGTCGAGGGCGAGCCGCTGTTCGGGCACGACTGGAGCAGGCCCGCGAAACTTCCCGGCGGCAGTGCGGGTGCCGGATATTTCACCTCCGGTGGTTCGGTGACCTCATCCAAGGTCCCCGAACGCGACCTGTCCGTGCAGCTGTCCGGTTGGCTGCTCATGGAGGCGGCATACCTGGTCAGCGCAGCGGGCCTCTGA
- a CDS encoding DedA family protein, giving the protein MASSPLAVGSFDPLMSAGPVLVWTVVLTFVFLECAVILGLFLPGDSMLITAGIVMASNASNEAHVWALSLGAMVAAIAGNQVGYVIGHRTGQHLVARKDGRYINVRNLQRVAELLHRHGFVAVLIARWIPWVRTLCPSVAGAARMDHRKFTVASTVGAIIWAPVLLLIGYYAGSFLEGIPWLMPIVIGTLVVGLVIGTVLGVRHYRQEMSRPVEDFAMEGAPSALLETEG; this is encoded by the coding sequence ATGGCGTCGTCGCCCCTAGCTGTGGGCAGTTTCGATCCGCTGATGTCGGCGGGCCCCGTGCTCGTCTGGACAGTGGTGTTGACCTTTGTCTTCCTGGAATGCGCTGTAATCCTCGGGCTATTTCTGCCTGGCGACTCCATGCTGATCACCGCTGGCATCGTGATGGCGTCCAACGCCTCCAACGAAGCGCACGTGTGGGCGCTGTCGCTGGGTGCGATGGTCGCGGCCATCGCGGGCAACCAGGTCGGATACGTGATCGGCCACCGGACCGGTCAGCATCTGGTCGCCCGCAAGGACGGCAGATACATCAACGTCCGCAACCTGCAACGGGTGGCGGAGTTGTTGCACCGGCACGGGTTCGTCGCGGTGCTGATCGCCAGGTGGATTCCGTGGGTGCGCACGCTGTGCCCTTCGGTCGCGGGCGCGGCACGGATGGACCACCGCAAGTTCACCGTGGCCAGTACCGTCGGCGCGATCATCTGGGCGCCGGTCCTGCTGCTGATCGGCTACTACGCGGGAAGCTTCCTGGAAGGGATCCCGTGGCTGATGCCGATCGTGATCGGCACGCTGGTGGTCGGCCTTGTCATCGGGACAGTGCTCGGTGTGCGGCACTACCGGCAGGAAATGTCGCGGCCCGTGGAGGATTTCGCGATGGAGGGCGCGCCGAGCGCTCTGCTGGAGACCGAGGGGTGA
- a CDS encoding DedA family protein, with translation MHLLTETWLKNAVLPAILVIVFIETGLLFPILPGDSLLFTGGLLAAQPHPPVSIWVLVPAVALIAFAGDQCGYWIGRAIGPALFHKEDTRFFKKHYVTETHAFFEKHGPKTIILARFVPIVRTFMPVLAGVSKMDYRKFVAFDIVGAILWGGGVTVLGYFLGNVAFIRDHVEAIFLLIVFVSILPGVMAIGRKLLDRGGPEAEAAEAELAASTNEPTR, from the coding sequence ATGCACCTGCTCACGGAGACGTGGCTGAAGAACGCGGTGCTCCCGGCGATCCTGGTGATCGTCTTCATCGAGACCGGTCTGCTCTTCCCGATCCTGCCCGGCGACTCGCTGCTGTTCACCGGCGGCCTGCTGGCGGCGCAGCCGCATCCTCCGGTCTCGATCTGGGTACTGGTGCCCGCCGTCGCGCTGATCGCCTTCGCCGGTGACCAATGTGGGTATTGGATCGGCCGGGCGATCGGGCCCGCCCTCTTCCACAAGGAGGACACCCGCTTCTTCAAGAAGCACTACGTGACGGAGACGCACGCGTTCTTCGAGAAGCACGGTCCCAAGACGATCATCCTGGCCCGGTTCGTGCCGATCGTGCGGACCTTCATGCCGGTGCTGGCCGGTGTGTCCAAGATGGACTACCGCAAGTTCGTCGCCTTCGACATCGTCGGCGCGATCCTGTGGGGTGGCGGCGTCACGGTGCTCGGTTACTTCCTGGGCAACGTCGCCTTCATCCGGGACCACGTCGAGGCGATCTTCCTGCTCATCGTGTTCGTGTCGATTCTGCCGGGCGTCATGGCGATAGGGCGGAAACTGCTCGACCGCGGCGGACCCGAGGCGGAAGCGGCCGAGGCCGAGCTGGCCGCCTCGACGAACGAGCCGACCCGCTGA